Proteins encoded by one window of Candidatus Hydrogenedentota bacterium:
- the rplU gene encoding 50S ribosomal protein L21 has product MYAVVKTGGKQHKVSQGDVLRVERLDAPVGDTVELTDIALLSKDDGLVVDPKALESAKVVCEVVRQGRAKKIRVFKKKRKNNYTRTYGHRQSYTELRVQNILA; this is encoded by the coding sequence ATGTACGCAGTGGTAAAGACAGGCGGCAAACAGCATAAGGTATCCCAGGGTGACGTGTTGCGTGTTGAGAGACTCGATGCGCCCGTCGGCGACACGGTGGAACTGACCGATATCGCGCTGCTCAGCAAGGACGACGGCCTGGTCGTTGATCCGAAGGCGCTGGAATCGGCCAAAGTGGTCTGCGAGGTGGTTCGTCAGGGCCGCGCGAAGAAGATCCGGGTCTTCAAGAAGAAGCGGAAGAACAACTACACGCGGACTTACGGCCACCGGCAAAGTTACACGGAGCTCAGGGTCCAGAACATCCTGGCCTAG